In Pseudomonas sp. MM213, a genomic segment contains:
- a CDS encoding tripartite tricarboxylate transporter TctB family protein, producing MSQSRAIVPVQLAIGVGVLAISAMLGYGAFLFPEEMGFVILGAYVYPYAVAVFLAGVGVVLCFQAVTGGFRELADHDDESAKVVPGGKAGVAWVTGGLLGVAVLINLIGFVLSAALLFACSARGFGSRHPLRDLAIGIALTLPIYWLFNAGLGVSLPPLVNAWI from the coding sequence ATGAGTCAATCGCGTGCAATCGTGCCGGTGCAACTGGCGATTGGCGTCGGTGTGCTCGCCATTAGCGCCATGCTGGGCTACGGCGCCTTCCTGTTTCCCGAGGAGATGGGGTTCGTCATCCTGGGCGCGTACGTCTATCCCTACGCCGTGGCGGTATTCCTCGCGGGCGTGGGGGTGGTTCTGTGCTTTCAAGCCGTCACCGGCGGTTTTCGCGAACTGGCCGATCACGATGACGAGTCCGCCAAAGTGGTGCCCGGCGGCAAAGCGGGGGTGGCCTGGGTGACGGGGGGGCTGCTAGGCGTTGCCGTGCTTATCAATCTCATTGGCTTTGTCCTGTCGGCCGCGCTGTTGTTTGCCTGTTCGGCGCGGGGTTTCGGCAGTCGTCATCCGCTGCGCGATCTCGCCATCGGCATTGCCCTGACGCTCCCGATTTACTGGCTGTTCAATGCAGGGCTGGGGGTTTCCCTTCCGCCGCTTGTCAACGCCTGGATCTGA